TCGGAGTGATAGGCCATATACGATGTTGGCACCGGGATGTTGGTATAACGCGAGATATCGGTGCCGGGCGCGTAGTTGACCTTGTAGTATGTGCCGGTTGCGATCGGAAACGAGCTGACATCGCGTTTACCGTGATCCATCACCGCGTGGACATCGGGTGGGAACACCGACTGATAGTCATCGTTGACGTGTACGGCCGGGTTGGCCCACCACAGAAACGACTGCGGCGTATCGGTGCGGTTGTAGAGCTGCACCTTGATCTCGAGGTAGGCGCGGCCGGGGTAGAGCGTGAAGCCATGCATCCCCTTGGTGAAAAACATGCGCTCGATCTCCGAGCACCAGATCGTCTTGCTGCCGTCGGGGTTGTGCGCGATCTGCCAATCGACCGGCTCGAACGTGCTGGGGCGGTGGTGCTGAGGCCAGTTGAACTCGATCCCGCCCGAGATCCACGGGCCGGCCAGGCCGACCAGCGCAGGCTTGATCACGCGGTTGTAGTAGATGAAATGGTAGCCGTTGGTCTTATCGAGCGCCATCTGCACGCGCCCGCCCAGCGCCGGCAGCACCATAATCTTGAGGTAATGGTTCTCGAGGAACAGCGCCGTGTAGGCCTCGTCGGCCGGCTCGTCGGCCACGCGGTCGATTACCGGGTAGGGATAGACCGCGCCGCTGCTGCCCTGGTACACGCGCTTCTCAAGGAACATCGGGTTTTTGTCGGGCTGCCCGGCCCGGTAGGTTGGAATGCTGATCGTTTCCGCCCAGACCTTCACCAGATCGTTGGTCGAGTTCATGCGCGAACCCCCACAATAGATCGAATGAGTTAGCCGCCGCTGGTGTGCGCACCGGGTTTAGGCGCGCGGCATAGCCCATACCAGGGCAACCGGTAGGGCGCCACAGCAGGCCAGTGTACGCACTGGTCTGCAAGCGGTATGAGACATGATCAGATTCTAGTTGACAGCGGGCCATACTTCGCCTAGAATTATATACGCCCCGTTAAAAAAAGGCAAAACGATCGTCAAGCTAAGGAGGTGCAGCCGCCTCGTACTCATGAGATCACTTTGTCGCGACGTATGGTAGCGCGACCGATCGCCGACATGGATTCCGCAGATCGATCACTCCAATGCAGGAGACGCAAACCATGAGCAAAATCAAGTTCCTGATCATCCTCGCCGTTACGATGTTGGTGGTTGCGGCGTGTGGCGGCACCCCCGCTGCGCCGACCACAACCGAGGCGACCCAGGCACCTGCCGCTGCAGCGACCCAGGCGCCTGCCGCTGCCGAGCCAACCGCCGCCCCAGCTGCCGCCGAGCCAACAGCAGCACCGGCGGCTGCCGAGCCAACAGCAGCACCGGCTGCGACAGCCCAGCCGGCTTTGTCGGCCGGCCCGCTCAAAGACGTTCCGCGCAACCAGACCGTCAACCTGGGCTGGAGCCACCAGGTCGTGCGCATGGTGCATATGGAGCGCAGCGAGTTCCGCGCAACCAGACCGTCAACCTGGGCTGGAGCATCACCTCGCCGATCGGCGTGACCAACCCGTGGGCGGTGCCAGGCTACACCCACCAGGAAGGCAACAACATGCTGTGGGAGGGCCTGTTCTACTTCGGGATCTTCTCCGACAAAGAAATCCCCTGGCTGGCCGACAGCATGGAGTACACCAAGCCCGACTTCACCGAGCTGACGATCAAGCTGAACAAAGACGCGGCCTGGAGTGACGGCACGCCGGTGACGGCCGATGACGTCATCTTCACGTTCGACGGCCAGAAGAACAACGAGAAGCTGCCATACCACGCCTCGTTCGTGCAGTATATGAAGGAAGCCAAGAAGGTCGATGACAAGACCCTGGTGGTGACCTTCAACATCCCGGCGCCGCGCTTCAAGTTCGAAGTTCTGACGCTCAAATTCGACACCGGCATCCCGATCGTGCCGGCGCATGTGCTCAGCAAGCAGGCCGATGTCAACGCCTTCGCCGGTGGCCTGGACATGGCCCACTCAGGCCCGTACAGCCTGGTGCAGTGGGACAAGAACCAGAAGATCTTTGACCTGCGCGAGGACTGGTGGGCGGTCAAGGCCGGCCGCGAGACGCTGCCCGAAGTCAAGCGCATCGTCATGGTCAACATCGGCGGCCAGGTGGGCCAGAACATGGACACCGTGATCCAGCGCGAGGTCAACAACGAGTTCGACGCCATCCTCGACGTGCGCGCCTCGGTGGCCAAGCAGTTGCTCGACTCGAACCCCAAGATCACCTCGCATACCGGTAGCGAGCCGCCGTATGGCTACCTCGACTGGTGGCCGAACTCGCTGTGGGTCAACACCCAGCTCGAGCCATATAGCGACGTGCGCGTGCGCAAGGCCATGAGCCTCTCGATCGACCGCGACAAGATCGACGAGATCGTGTACGACGGCGCGAAGATCGCCACGATCTACCCGTTCCCGCTCTACCCCGGCTTGCAGAAGTTTGTCGATAGCCCCGAGGTCAAGGCGCTCGAGGCCAAGTACAAACCACGTGAGTTTAGCGTCGAGAAGGCTGGCCAGCTGATGACCGAGGCCGGCTTCACGCAGAACGGCGACGGCCTGTGGGAGAAAGACGGCAAGACCGTCTCGGCCGTGATCAACGGCTTCGAGGGCATCCACAGCGACCTCGCGCCGGTTCTGGTCGAAATGTTGCGCAACGGCGGCTTCGACGCCAGCATCAACTTCGGCACCGACGCCCAGACCAACATGAATAACGGCAAGGCCGGCCTGTACCTGTTCGGCCACGGCGCCAGCCTGAAGGATCCCTACGCAGCCTTCGAGCTGTACCACAGCCGCTACAGCGCCGCGATCGGCACCACTGCCGGCAACGGACGCTACTCGCGCTACAAGAACCCTGAGTATGACAAGATCCTGGACGAGATGGCACCATTGAGCGCGGATGATCCCAAGTTCCAGGCCGACGCGGTCAAGGCCATGGAGATCTACTGGCGTGATGTGATCGACATCCCGGTGATCCAGTGGCTGCATCGCATCCCCTACAACCAGACCTACTGGACCAACTGGCCGACGGCCGCGAATGTAGCCGGCGGCACCAACGGCGCGTTCTGGGCGCACACCGGCATGCTGGTGATCACCCAGCTCAAGGCGGCCAAGTAGGTTGATGCTCGGCCATTGGGGTGCCAAAGGGCTGTAGCCTGCTGCGGCCCACCCCCGGTACCCCAATGGCCGACTGTCGCGACCAACAAAGGAAACGACCGTGAGCCTGAGACGAATTGTCCAACGGCTGTTGTTCCTGATCCTGGTGGTCTGGGCGGCTTCCACGATTACCTTCTTTGTCCCGCGGATCTCGCCCAAGAACCCCATCCGTGAGCGATTCGACCAGCTCGCGCGCACCGGCGGCTTTTCGCCCGGCGATGTGCAGAAGATGGTCGAGGCCATGAGCAAGAAGTTTGGCCTGGAAAAGCCATTGTGGCAGCAATACTTCGACTACGTCGGCAGTATCGCGCGCTTCGATCTGGGCGTGTCGCTCAACCAGTTTCCCAAGACGGTCGGCGAGCTGATCACCGAGTCGTTGCCCTGGACGATCACGCTGCTGATCGTCACCACCATTCTCTCGTTCGTGATCGGCAACCTGCTTGGCGCGGTGGCGGCCTGGCCGCGCGCGCCCAGCTGGCTGCGATCGGTGGCTACGCCGTTCGTGCTGCTGCAAGGCGTGCCGCCGGTGCTGCTGGCGCTGTTTCTGCTGTTCTTCGTGGCCTTCCGGCTTAAGCTATTGCCGCTCGGCAGCGCCTACTCGACTGGCGTGGTGCCCAACTGGTCGTTCTCGTTTTTCCTCGACGTGCTCAGGCACCAGATTTTGCCCGCGATCTCGCTGATTCTCTCGGGCGTGGGCGGCTGGGTGCTGTCGATGCGCGGCATGGGCGTGACGATCCAGGGCGAAGACTATGTGAACTTCGCCGAGCATAAGGGCTTGAGCGGCTACACGATCTTCCGCAACTACTACCTGCGCAATGCCATGCTGCCGCAGATCACCGGCCTGGCGCTGGCGCTGGGCAGTATTGTCACATCGCAGCTGGTGATTGAGCAAATGTTTGGCCTGCCTGGCCTGGGCTCGGTGCTCGACGCCGCGATCCGATCGAACGACTTCCTGGTGATCTACGGCATTGTGCTGTTCATTGTGATCACAGTCGCATCGCTCATGATGATCGTTGAGCTGATGTACCCGCTGCTCGACCCACGCGTTCGTGAGAGTTAGAGGGCTTCTATGGTAACAATCGCGGCCTCGCAGGCTCAAGAGCAGGTGCTGCAGCCGAGCCGAACGACATTGCTGCTACGCTACCTGCGCCGCAATAAGTCGCTGGTGTTCGGCCTGCTGATCCTGCTGTTCCTGGTGACTTTTACCGTCTATGGCTTACTGACGATTAACCCGAAGGATGCCTACCCGCTGGCGGCACGCTCGAAGCAGCCACCCAGCCTGCGCTACCCGCTCGGCACCGACTTCTTCGGGCGCAATTTGTACGCCTCCATGGTGGTGGGGATCTGGCAGACGGCGCTGATTGGTGTGCTGGCCGGCGGCCTGGGTACGCTGATCGGCGTGGTGCTGGGCTTCATCTCGGCCTACTTCGGCGGCCTGCTCGATACGCTGATCAAAGGCATCTGCCAGATCCTCACACCTATCCCGGCGCTGTTGATCCAGGTGGTGATCGCCGGCTCGATCGACAAGCGCTCGGTGACGATCTATACCATGGCGCTGGTGGTGCTACTGCTGGCCTGGATGGCCCCGACACTGGTGATCCGATCGCAGGTGCTCTCGATGAAGCAGCGCCAGTTTGTCGCGGTGGCCAAGCTCTCGGGCGTGGGCGATCTCGGGATCATCTTTGGCGAGATCCTGCCGAACCTGCTGCCGTTCATCGCGGCGGCGTTCGTCAACCAGGTGTTTGTGTCGGTGTTCGCCTCGCTATACCTCACCGTGCTGGGCCTTGGCCCGCTGCGCGAGCCGCTCATGGGCAACCTGATCTGGGCTGCCCAGGGCCAGTCGGCCTTCTTCAACGGCTGGTGGTGGTGGCCGCTGTTCCCGGCACTGGCGATGGTGCTGATCCTTGGCTCGCTGGCGCTGATCAATATGGGCCTCGATGAGCTGGCTAACCCGCGCGTGCGCAGAACGGAGTGAGCGTGCCCATGAACCCTGTTCTCCAGATCGTCAATTTGCAGGTCTCGTACTACACCGACACCGGGCGCGCGCGCGCGCTCGATGGGGTGACGCTCGCGCTCAATGCCGGCGAGAAGCTCGGGCTAGTCGGCGAGTCGGGCTCGGGCAAGAGCACCATGGCGCTGGCGATGATGCGCATGATCAAGCCGCCAGGGCGGATCGAGGGTGGCCAGGTGATCGTCGGCGACACCGACCTGACCACACTCTCGGACGAGCAGATGCTCAAGGCGCGCCTGAGCAAGATCGCCTACATCCCGCAGGGCGCCATGAACTCGCTCAACCCGGTGATGCGCATTGGTGCGCAGATGACCGACGCGATCAAGGCTCACGACATACGTGCCGCCCGGAGCGAGCTGGAAGAGCGCGCGATCGAGGCGCTCGAGTCGGTCGATCTGAAGCGCAGCGTGTTCAAAATGTACCCGCACGAGCTGAGCGGCGGCATGAAGCAGCGCGTGTGCATCGCGATCGGTATTCTGCTCAAACCGCAGGTGATCATCGCCGACGAGCCGACCAGCGCGCTCGACGTGGTGACGCAGCGCCAGGTGATGGAGACGATCGACCGCGTGCAGAAGCAGCTTGGCGCAGCGGTGATCTTGATCGGCCACGATATGGGCCTGATGGCCCAGTTCGTCGATAAGGTGGCGGTGATGTATGCCGGCCGGCTGGCCGAGCTGAGCAGCGTAACCCAGATGTTCACGCGCCCGGCCCACCCATACGCGCAGGCGCTGATCAGCAGCCTGCCCAGCCTCGAGAACAAGGGCGTGTTTCAGGGCATCCCTGGCCTGGCGCCCTCGCTGCTGCGGCTGCCAAGCGGCTGCGCATTCCACCCGCGCTGCACGCAGGTGCTGAATGTCTGCTCGTCGAAGCGGCCCGAACTGGAGCTTTTGGAAGATGGGCGACAGGTGGCTTGCCATCTCTATGCGGAAAAGGCGTGATCATGGCAAACTTGCTCGAACTGAAGAATGTGACCAAAATCTACTCGCGCGGCGTGCTCTCGCGTAGCTCGACCACCGCCCTGAACGATGTCTCGCTTCGGCTCGACGAGAACGAGCCGACGATCATGACGGTGGCGGGCGAGAGCGGTAGCGGCAAGACGACGCTGGCCATGCTGCTGCTGGGCTTCATCACGCCGACTTCGGGCCAGATCCTGTATCAGGGCCAGGATATCAGCCGGCTCCAGGGCAGCGCACGGGTCGCGTTCCGGCGTGAGGTGCAGGCGGTGTTTCAGGATCCGTTTGCGGTCTTCAACCCGTTCTACACCGTCGATCATCTGCTGACCGTGCCGATTAAGAAGTTCAAGCTGGCTACCTCGAAGCGCGAGGCGCGCGACCGCATGGAGGAGGCGCTGACAGCCGTGGGCCTGCGCCCGGAAGACATCCTGGGCCGCTTTCCGCACCAGCTCTCGGGCGGCCAGCGCCAGCGCATCAATGTGGCGCGCGCGCTGGTGCTCAAGCCCAAGCTGCTGGTGGCCGACGAGCCGGTGTCGATGGTTGATGCCTCGCTGCGCGCGAATATTCTCGAAACGTTGCGCGGCCTCCAGCGCAACCACGGCGTCTCGATCATCTATATTACACACGACCTGACAACCGCCTACCATATTGCCAAATCGATCATGGTGCTCTATCGCGGCTCGGTGATGGAGGCCGGCGATGTCGACGCGGTGATCAAGAGCCCGCAGCACCCCTACACCCAGCTGCTGATCGACTCGATCCCCTGGCCCGATTTGAAGCGGCGCTGGGGTGAGACCGAGATCAAGGCGCGCGAGGCCGATGGCGTGCAGGTAGGCGATGGCTGCCGGTTTGCGCCACGCTGCCCGTTTGCGATGGAGAAGTGCGCCGCGTCGCCGCCGCTGTTCCGCCTGCGCGAGCATCAGGCCGCCGCGTGCTTCCGGTTCGATACGCACGCGCAGATCGCATCCGAACAGCTCTCGGATCTGCTGCCGGTGTAAGCGATCTTCGACGGTTTCGAGCGCCGGCGCCAGGGTGGCCTGGCAGCCTGCGGCCGCTTCAGACCACCCCCCCACGACACTCGGGCGCGCGCGAACCTGCGCTGCCATGCGCCGCGTGCCTGCCTGGGTGTCGGGGGCGTAGGCCGGC
The sequence above is drawn from the Candidatus Kouleothrix ribensis genome and encodes:
- a CDS encoding ABC transporter permease, with amino-acid sequence MVTIAASQAQEQVLQPSRTTLLLRYLRRNKSLVFGLLILLFLVTFTVYGLLTINPKDAYPLAARSKQPPSLRYPLGTDFFGRNLYASMVVGIWQTALIGVLAGGLGTLIGVVLGFISAYFGGLLDTLIKGICQILTPIPALLIQVVIAGSIDKRSVTIYTMALVVLLLAWMAPTLVIRSQVLSMKQRQFVAVAKLSGVGDLGIIFGEILPNLLPFIAAAFVNQVFVSVFASLYLTVLGLGPLREPLMGNLIWAAQGQSAFFNGWWWWPLFPALAMVLILGSLALINMGLDELANPRVRRTE
- a CDS encoding ABC transporter permease; this translates as MSLRRIVQRLLFLILVVWAASTITFFVPRISPKNPIRERFDQLARTGGFSPGDVQKMVEAMSKKFGLEKPLWQQYFDYVGSIARFDLGVSLNQFPKTVGELITESLPWTITLLIVTTILSFVIGNLLGAVAAWPRAPSWLRSVATPFVLLQGVPPVLLALFLLFFVAFRLKLLPLGSAYSTGVVPNWSFSFFLDVLRHQILPAISLILSGVGGWVLSMRGMGVTIQGEDYVNFAEHKGLSGYTIFRNYYLRNAMLPQITGLALALGSIVTSQLVIEQMFGLPGLGSVLDAAIRSNDFLVIYGIVLFIVITVASLMMIVELMYPLLDPRVRES
- a CDS encoding ABC transporter ATP-binding protein, whose protein sequence is MANLLELKNVTKIYSRGVLSRSSTTALNDVSLRLDENEPTIMTVAGESGSGKTTLAMLLLGFITPTSGQILYQGQDISRLQGSARVAFRREVQAVFQDPFAVFNPFYTVDHLLTVPIKKFKLATSKREARDRMEEALTAVGLRPEDILGRFPHQLSGGQRQRINVARALVLKPKLLVADEPVSMVDASLRANILETLRGLQRNHGVSIIYITHDLTTAYHIAKSIMVLYRGSVMEAGDVDAVIKSPQHPYTQLLIDSIPWPDLKRRWGETEIKAREADGVQVGDGCRFAPRCPFAMEKCAASPPLFRLREHQAAACFRFDTHAQIASEQLSDLLPV
- a CDS encoding ABC transporter ATP-binding protein, coding for MNPVLQIVNLQVSYYTDTGRARALDGVTLALNAGEKLGLVGESGSGKSTMALAMMRMIKPPGRIEGGQVIVGDTDLTTLSDEQMLKARLSKIAYIPQGAMNSLNPVMRIGAQMTDAIKAHDIRAARSELEERAIEALESVDLKRSVFKMYPHELSGGMKQRVCIAIGILLKPQVIIADEPTSALDVVTQRQVMETIDRVQKQLGAAVILIGHDMGLMAQFVDKVAVMYAGRLAELSSVTQMFTRPAHPYAQALISSLPSLENKGVFQGIPGLAPSLLRLPSGCAFHPRCTQVLNVCSSKRPELELLEDGRQVACHLYAEKA
- a CDS encoding ABC transporter substrate-binding protein, producing the protein MEPPGRAHGAYGAQRVPRNQTVNLGWSITSPIGVTNPWAVPGYTHQEGNNMLWEGLFYFGIFSDKEIPWLADSMEYTKPDFTELTIKLNKDAAWSDGTPVTADDVIFTFDGQKNNEKLPYHASFVQYMKEAKKVDDKTLVVTFNIPAPRFKFEVLTLKFDTGIPIVPAHVLSKQADVNAFAGGLDMAHSGPYSLVQWDKNQKIFDLREDWWAVKAGRETLPEVKRIVMVNIGGQVGQNMDTVIQREVNNEFDAILDVRASVAKQLLDSNPKITSHTGSEPPYGYLDWWPNSLWVNTQLEPYSDVRVRKAMSLSIDRDKIDEIVYDGAKIATIYPFPLYPGLQKFVDSPEVKALEAKYKPREFSVEKAGQLMTEAGFTQNGDGLWEKDGKTVSAVINGFEGIHSDLAPVLVEMLRNGGFDASINFGTDAQTNMNNGKAGLYLFGHGASLKDPYAAFELYHSRYSAAIGTTAGNGRYSRYKNPEYDKILDEMAPLSADDPKFQADAVKAMEIYWRDVIDIPVIQWLHRIPYNQTYWTNWPTAANVAGGTNGAFWAHTGMLVITQLKAAK